GCCGACGCCCGCCCCCGTCCCGCCCAACTCAAACGAAATGGAGGGTGAGCATGCGGCAATTCGGATCGCAGCTAGTCCCCGTGGTGGTGATCGACAACGCCCAGGACGCCAACCCGCTCGCTGACGCGCTGGTGGCCGGGGGCCTGCCGGTCGCGGAGATCACCTTGCGCACGCCTGCCAGTTTGGAGGCCATCCGGGCGCTGGCCCACCGCGAGGACATCCTGGTCGGGGCCGGCACCGTGCTGGGCGCCGCCCAATTGGAGGGGGCGCTGGCGGCGGGCGCACGCTTCGCCGTGTCGCCGGGGTTCACGCCAGCGTTGCTGCAGCGGGCCGCCGAGCTTCACGCGTGGCTCATCCCCGGCGCCACCACGGCGGCCGAGGTCCAG
This portion of the Bifidobacteriaceae bacterium genome encodes:
- the eda gene encoding bifunctional 4-hydroxy-2-oxoglutarate aldolase/2-dehydro-3-deoxy-phosphogluconate aldolase translates to MRQFGSQLVPVVVIDNAQDANPLADALVAGGLPVAEITLRTPASLEAIRALAHREDILVGAGTVLGAAQLEGALAAGARFAVSPGFTPALLQRAAELHAWLIPGATTAAEVQQLLEWGLDLIKFFPAATAGGPGAIKALAAPFRQARFIPTGGVNADNLAEYLSLPSVSQVGGSWMVPRSAIAAGDFDGIQTLVRQAVALADQIVGAAGGTQ